The nucleotide sequence TGATGCTGTGGCCTCCCCCAAGGTGAAGGTCAACCGCGGGTCGTTCTGAGGCCTGCCCGATCGTCTCCCATGGACGGCGATGACCTCTACCGGCCCGCGTCGCCGTGCGGTCTCACGGCGGAGGTGTCCATGAGGTCGGTGCGTCGAGCCCGCCACCACGGCACAAGCTGGACGACGCCGAACGCCACCTCGGCGACAAAGAACAGCCCCAGCCAGCGCGGGGCACCGTGTGCCAGCGCATACGCCTGCCACACGGCGAAAAGCGTGCGCGCGATGCCGTCGAACAGTCCGTGCACCGGCAGCGGGTTGATGATCCGGAGCAGTGCCCAGACGACCACCACCGAACCCATCAGGTTCGCGTAAAGGATCTCTATCGGGTCGAGGGCAGGCAGGACGCCCAGCCCGAGCGCCTCACCGGCCTGCTGTAGCGCGTCGTGCACCAGGGCGTAGGTCCACGGCGTGGCGAAACCGGCTGTGACCACGAGGTCGTACCAAGCACTTGTGCGCATGACGCGAAGGTAGGCGGGGTGGGAAAGGGTGAAAGGACGGAACACGGCGAGGCTCCTGCTGGTCTCCTGCACGGACGCCGAAACGGTAAACAGTGGAGTAGTGTCCAAGGTCAAGTCCGCAGTTCAGGGGGAACCGTGCGTATCGGGGAGCTGGCCGCGCAAGCGGGACTGACCAGGGACACCATCCGTTTCTACGAGAAGATCGGTCTCGTCACGGGGCGGCGTCTGGCCAACGGTTATCGCGACTTCCCGCCGGAGGCAGTGCCTTGGCTTCAGTACGTCCGCACTGCTCAGACGCTCGGCTTCTCGCTGGCCGAGATCGCACAGACCGGCCAGGAACTGCGGAACGCGCCCGACACCGCCGAGGCGTTGTCCGCGCTGTTCAAGGAGAAGATCGAGGTTGTCGATGCGCGTATGGCACAGCTTGCCGCCCTGCGGGCCGAGCTCGATGCACGTGTCGGCACCGGATGCCCGCTGCGGGCGGCCGGCTGAGCCATCGCACACGGGGTGGGACGCCGCCGAGGTGGCGGCTGTCTACGGCGCGACTTTCCGCTCTTCGGCTTTGAGGCCGCGGAGTGTCCAAAGCCCGTACGAAGCCAGCAAGGGTTTGCCGATCATCCACTCTCCAGGACGGTAGTCGTCCGCTCGCACGAGCTTCTCAGCGAGATCAGGGCGCTGCCGTCGCAGGTACGCACGGGCCTTGAGCGCGTGAGCGGGTTGAGAGACGATCTTGATGCGATCGACATCCTCAAGCAGCGGGATCACGTTCGTGATGTTCTCCCATGTCGTCGCGCTCTGGTCCTCGAGAAGCACCGGCCCGTCGAACCCCAGCACCGAGTTCGCGTAGTCGGCCATCAGCTGGGCTTCCGCACCGTAGCTGCCGGTCGCACCCCCGCTGAAGATCACGAGGGTGCCCTTCCCACCGTCAGCGCAAACGGAGCGGATTCCAGCACGAACGCGCCAGCGGTTGACGAAGTTCGCCGTCGAGCGCGGGTTGCGGTAGCCCAGTACGACCACGGCTTCTGTCGCACCCCCGCAGCTCCCCACAAGGGACCGGGACCAGCGCCAGTTCAGCCACTCCCCCCAGACCAGGGCTGTAGCCCCGGCCATCGCCAGCCCTGTCCGTCGTCGCATGCCGCGACTCTAGAGCAGCGACCGACCCGAAGTCCTACCCGGACCAGGCTGTCCACGACGACCGTCTCGGCATCTACTTCTACCGAGCCGTCTACACCATCCCGTAGGCCCCGTCGGCAGAGGAGATACCGCTCGCGGCTCCTCGCTCCCGTGCGCCCGGCGGCCACTTCGGGCAACCGACGCATCCGCTGAGCAGCGGGAGCGACTTCCCCGTACAAACCACCTGCGCAAGTGATCTTTCGAATGGCACCATTGGGGCGGCATACACAACTTGTCCACATCTCCCCATCGAAAGAGTGAGCATCCGTAGATGCGAATATCTCTCGGCACGGCCCGCCGTACAGGTAGTGCGGCAGCGCTCTCCTTGGCCACAGCCCTCGCCGGGCTCGCCTTCCCTGCGACCGCGCAGGCGGCCGTGACCTGCTCGGCCGGCGTGTGGAAGGCCCAGTACTACGCCAACACCACCCTCTCCGGCACTCCGAAGGCCACCGTCTGCGACAGCGCCGTCGCCGAGAACTACGGCTCCGGCGACCCCTCCGGCGTGACCCTTCCGAAGGACAACTTCGGCGTCCGCTGGACCACCACCCGCAACTTCGGCTCCGGCGGCCCCTTCAACCTGAGCGTCGCCGTCCAGGACGGCGCCCGCGTCTACCTCGACGGCACCCGCAAGATCGACCTGTGGCGAAACGTCACTTCGACCCAGCGGAAGACCGTACGCCTGGCGGTACCGGTGAAACATCTCCTTCTCCTACGCGCCGGTCATCGGAGCCACGTACGACAAGACCGTGCCCTTGGCCCCGGTCGGAGTGAAGTCCGGTTTCTCTGCGTCCACGCTGAAGGCGACCCTCACCTGGTCCCGCAACTACGAGATGGACCTGGCCGGTTACCGCGTCTACCGCCGCGTCGCCGGCACCAGCAGCTGGAGCCTGCGCAACTCCACTGCGATCACGGGCACCACCTTCGCCGAAGCGCCTCCGGCGACCGGCGCCGCCTACGAGTACGCCCTCCGCGCCGTCGACCGCACCGCCAACGTCTCCCCGCTCTCCGCGGTGACGAGCGTCGTCAGCGCCGACAGGACCGCCCCCGCCGTGCCCACCGGGCTCACGGCCACGTACGACCCGTCCGCCGGCGCGCGGCTCGCCTGGTCCCCGGTGAGCGGGGCGAGCTCCTACGAGGTGCAGCGGGCCGTCGCGCCCGAGGGGCCGTTCGCCCAGGTCGGCGCGCCCCTTCAGGGGGCCGTCCTGACCGACCCGGCCGCCGCCGTGGGCACGACCTCCTACTACCGCGTGCGGGCCAAAGACGGCGCGGGCAACGCCTCCGCGTACTCCGCGTCCGTCCGGCTCGACGCCGCCGAGGCCAAGCCGCTGCCGCCGACGGCCGTCTCCGCCACCGGCCGGCTCGACCGCAACACCGTCGGCTGGCAGTACGACGGTGACGCGTCCCATCAGTTCCACCTCTACGGCGCCGACTCGGCCGCCGGCCCGTGGACCCGGCTGACCGACACCCCGGTCACCGGCACCGGCTACGACGACTTCGCGGCGCCCGTCGGCGAGGCGCGCTACTACCAGGTCAGGACGGTCACGGCACTCGGCACCGAGTCGGCCCCGTCCACGACCGCCTCGGCCACCCGCATCCGCGACGTCACCCCGCCGCACATGCCGTACGGTCTGGACGCCTGGGACGCCACGGACGGTGTGCACCTCGTCTGGACGCCCAACTCCGACGACACGGACCACTATCTGGTCATGCGCAAGACGATGTTCGGCGCGTGGGAGCAGATCGCCGTGGTGCGGGACGGCACGTACCTGGACACCGGCACCGCGCCCGACGTGCAGTTCGGTTACACCGTCCGCGCCGTCGACGGCTCCGGCAACGTCTCCCCGCTGCCGGAGCCCGGCTACGGCACCGTCTACGGCAAGCGCCTGCCGGTCCACGAGAAGCCGGCCGCGCCCGCTTCGGTGACCGCGACGGCCGACAACGGCAACGTCAAGGTGGAGTGGACCCCGAGCACGTCGACCGACGTGGCCGGCTACTACGTCTACCGCACGACCGTCGCGGACCCGACGACGGCCTACTCGGTCTCCCCGTTCATCACCGGGACGACGTTCACGAACGTGGACGTGCCCGTCGGCCATTCCTGGTACTACGTGGTGCGCGTCGTCAGCACCCACAGCCAGTGGTCCGACTACTCGCCGATGGCCGAGGTCACCGTGCCCTGCCCGGTCCTGACCGGGCCCCCCACCCCCCGGATCACCGGAGGCGGCAGGGGTGCGGACTACGCCCAGCTCAACTGGCAGGTCGGAGCGTGCGACCAGGGTGCGACCGTCTCGTACAACGTCTACCGGTCCATGTCCAGCGCGGACCTCTTCATCCCTGAGCACCGCATCGCCACGGGCGTGACCGCACTGACGTAC is from Streptomyces asoensis and encodes:
- a CDS encoding MerR family transcriptional regulator; this translates as MRIGELAAQAGLTRDTIRFYEKIGLVTGRRLANGYRDFPPEAVPWLQYVRTAQTLGFSLAEIAQTGQELRNAPDTAEALSALFKEKIEVVDARMAQLAALRAELDARVGTGCPLRAAG
- a CDS encoding YdcF family protein, which gives rise to MRRRTGLAMAGATALVWGEWLNWRWSRSLVGSCGGATEAVVVLGYRNPRSTANFVNRWRVRAGIRSVCADGGKGTLVIFSGGATGSYGAEAQLMADYANSVLGFDGPVLLEDQSATTWENITNVIPLLEDVDRIKIVSQPAHALKARAYLRRQRPDLAEKLVRADDYRPGEWMIGKPLLASYGLWTLRGLKAEERKVAP
- a CDS encoding fibronectin type III domain-containing protein, encoding MPLAPVGVKSGFSASTLKATLTWSRNYEMDLAGYRVYRRVAGTSSWSLRNSTAITGTTFAEAPPATGAAYEYALRAVDRTANVSPLSAVTSVVSADRTAPAVPTGLTATYDPSAGARLAWSPVSGASSYEVQRAVAPEGPFAQVGAPLQGAVLTDPAAAVGTTSYYRVRAKDGAGNASAYSASVRLDAAEAKPLPPTAVSATGRLDRNTVGWQYDGDASHQFHLYGADSAAGPWTRLTDTPVTGTGYDDFAAPVGEARYYQVRTVTALGTESAPSTTASATRIRDVTPPHMPYGLDAWDATDGVHLVWTPNSDDTDHYLVMRKTMFGAWEQIAVVRDGTYLDTGTAPDVQFGYTVRAVDGSGNVSPLPEPGYGTVYGKRLPVHEKPAAPASVTATADNGNVKVEWTPSTSTDVAGYYVYRTTVADPTTAYSVSPFITGTTFTNVDVPVGHSWYYVVRVVSTHSQWSDYSPMAEVTVPCPVLTGPPTPRITGGGRGADYAQLNWQVGACDQGATVSYNVYRSMSSADLFIPEHRIATGVTALTYRDPGLARAYYYYVVTAVAADGTESAPQATPFGISMMAP